From Planctomycetota bacterium, a single genomic window includes:
- a CDS encoding glycosyltransferase family 39 protein, with protein sequence MVRRLRIPILFVSAAVLYSLRLNAPFEAEAEEALAQYGLYARNYDRFGYVLSGFAPLNLAGPTLENYPSVTRQIYAHRPPVVSLVVSVFYKILGGEEASIRVPVILATLAALALFRAVARRLLDPPWDVAATALLAFVPVFAYYGPTTVHQIFGLLGALLIYWAYFRWREAPGRGRRWALAGAVFAACWLDWPAFYAAGAVAVLHAATSREGRWAAWVAPASAAAAAGAFVIYLYALDPAETLPLRSFFASGAGHAGRAPVGAAAYLASEGRELAVNFTLPLLALAALGAARLRPRGDWRGAAILSMLAWGADELLFRNMCWWHRYLTLPWAPAAALLGAVGLRELASVRRGELLAGAAVLAFAAQAFLVLRQRHTFRGYYEVDRGFAEALVRNTEPGDRILARLAHDVHLRSFYADRFVVTYRDDLRMLLLQYVNAPEEGVDDAVLMERLGRPGHGFSWFVTASDAAAGARFGWIRRLSGDPGFPRRA encoded by the coding sequence ATGGTGCGCCGCCTTCGGATTCCGATTCTTTTCGTCTCGGCGGCCGTTCTGTACTCCCTGCGCCTGAACGCCCCCTTCGAGGCCGAGGCCGAAGAGGCGCTGGCCCAGTATGGGCTCTACGCCCGCAACTACGATCGGTTCGGGTATGTCCTCTCCGGATTCGCGCCGTTGAACCTGGCGGGGCCGACGCTGGAGAACTACCCGTCCGTGACGCGCCAGATTTATGCGCATCGCCCGCCCGTCGTCTCGCTCGTCGTTTCGGTCTTCTACAAGATCCTCGGCGGGGAGGAAGCGTCGATCCGCGTCCCGGTGATCCTGGCGACGCTGGCCGCGCTGGCGCTTTTCCGGGCGGTCGCCCGGCGGCTGCTCGATCCGCCGTGGGATGTCGCGGCGACGGCGCTTCTGGCCTTCGTTCCCGTGTTCGCCTACTACGGTCCGACGACCGTCCATCAGATCTTCGGCCTCCTCGGAGCTCTTCTCATTTATTGGGCCTATTTCCGGTGGCGGGAGGCTCCCGGGCGGGGAAGACGGTGGGCGCTGGCGGGGGCGGTCTTTGCGGCGTGCTGGCTGGATTGGCCGGCGTTCTACGCGGCCGGGGCCGTGGCGGTGCTCCATGCGGCGACGTCCCGGGAAGGACGGTGGGCGGCGTGGGTGGCCCCCGCCTCGGCCGCCGCGGCGGCCGGCGCGTTCGTCATCTACCTTTATGCCCTGGACCCGGCGGAAACGTTGCCGCTGCGGTCGTTTTTCGCCTCCGGGGCCGGTCACGCCGGGCGCGCCCCGGTGGGCGCGGCGGCGTACCTCGCCTCGGAGGGCCGGGAGCTGGCGGTCAACTTCACGCTGCCGCTTCTGGCTCTGGCGGCGCTGGGGGCCGCGCGCCTGCGGCCGCGCGGGGATTGGCGCGGGGCGGCGATTCTTTCGATGCTGGCGTGGGGGGCGGATGAGCTTCTCTTCCGGAACATGTGCTGGTGGCATCGGTATCTGACGCTTCCGTGGGCTCCCGCCGCGGCGCTTCTGGGAGCCGTGGGGCTGCGGGAGCTGGCGTCGGTTCGGCGAGGCGAACTTCTGGCGGGAGCGGCGGTTCTGGCGTTTGCGGCGCAGGCGTTTCTGGTCCTGCGCCAGCGGCACACGTTCCGGGGGTATTACGAGGTGGACCGGGGGTTCGCCGAGGCGCTCGTGCGGAACACGGAGCCGGGGGATCGGATCCTCGCGCGGCTCGCCCATGACGTTCATCTGCGTTCGTTTTACGCCGACCGCTTCGTGGTCACCTACCGGGACGATCTCCGGATGCTCCTGCTCCAGTACGTCAACGCCCCCGAGGAAGGAGTGGACGATGCCGTGCTCATGGAGCGTTTGGGACGTCCGGGGCACGGCTTTTCGTGGTTCGTGACGGCCTCGGACGCGGCGGCGGGCGCGCGCTTCGGCTGGATCCGGCGCCTGTCCGGGGATCCCGGCTTCCCGCGGCGGGC
- a CDS encoding PAS domain-containing sensor histidine kinase — MSKETENRRAAEERLHRAADGTWDCAFFALDREGGVEGWNPGAEKLLGYTGREILGRSWDIFFSPEDRAAGRPARLLEDARGRGTAADEGWRVRKDGSRFWADARLTALRDPEGSLQGYAHFLLDRTEARAAEEAAQARLLARVRDLEEANREIDAFASLAAHDLGVPLRAIRMYLETLKEQAAARLAPEEREEMGRLEAAAARMEALVRDLLAYSRLRAADLPRGKMDLADVVAEVLRDLGPALAQRGAAVAVEGDLPPVLGNRTGLARVLCNFAVNAATYVPPGVKPRIVVRAERRGARVRIWVEDNGIGIAPEHHARIFEPLERLHRQDEHPGTGLGLAIAKRAAERMGGAVGVESEPGKGSRFWVELPAFDPETGTAIGGNSKAAR; from the coding sequence ATGAGCAAAGAAACAGAGAATCGCCGCGCCGCCGAAGAACGTCTGCACCGGGCGGCGGACGGGACGTGGGATTGCGCGTTTTTCGCCCTGGACCGGGAGGGGGGCGTCGAGGGATGGAATCCAGGAGCCGAGAAACTTCTGGGGTACACGGGAAGGGAGATTCTCGGACGATCATGGGATATCTTCTTCTCCCCGGAGGATCGCGCCGCGGGCCGGCCGGCGCGTCTTCTGGAGGATGCGCGCGGGCGCGGCACCGCCGCGGACGAGGGGTGGCGGGTCCGTAAGGACGGCTCCCGTTTCTGGGCGGACGCGCGCCTGACGGCGTTGCGGGACCCCGAGGGGTCCCTCCAGGGATACGCGCATTTCCTTCTGGATCGCACCGAAGCCCGGGCGGCGGAGGAGGCCGCGCAGGCTCGGCTCCTCGCGCGTGTGCGCGATCTCGAGGAAGCCAACCGGGAAATCGACGCGTTCGCTTCACTGGCGGCGCACGACCTCGGGGTGCCGCTCCGGGCGATCCGGATGTATCTGGAAACGCTTAAGGAGCAGGCGGCGGCGCGTCTGGCTCCCGAGGAGCGGGAGGAAATGGGCCGCCTGGAGGCGGCCGCCGCGCGCATGGAAGCGCTCGTCCGGGACCTTCTGGCGTACAGCCGGCTCCGGGCGGCGGACCTTCCGCGCGGGAAGATGGACCTGGCCGACGTCGTCGCGGAGGTCCTGCGGGATCTGGGTCCGGCGCTGGCGCAGCGCGGGGCCGCGGTCGCGGTGGAAGGGGATCTGCCCCCGGTGCTGGGAAACCGCACGGGCCTGGCGCGCGTCCTTTGCAATTTCGCGGTCAACGCCGCCACGTACGTCCCCCCCGGCGTGAAGCCCCGGATCGTCGTGCGCGCCGAGCGACGGGGCGCCCGGGTTCGGATCTGGGTGGAGGACAACGGCATCGGGATCGCTCCGGAACATCACGCGAGGATTTTCGAACCGTTGGAGCGCCTGCACCGCCAGGACGAACATCCGGGCACGGGTCTGGGCCTGGCGATCGCGAAGCGGGCCGCCGAGCGGATGGGAGGCGCCGTGGGGGTGGAGAGCGAGCCGGGAAAGGGAAGCCGCTTCTGGGTCGAGTTGCCCGCCTTCGATCCGGAAACGGGAACGGCGATCGGGGGAAACTCGAAGGCCGCACGGTAG
- a CDS encoding ATP-binding protein, whose translation MFRRVFLALLAAALVAPAVLTALVAGRTRPRLVEEAEHRLASEIALLKALVRAYPEPRALQAALAEAAGSGETRFTVIGPDGKVLADSHAPPEGMDPHRDRPEVQEARRRGRGRAIRPSATLGIDLLYVAVPLDERDRGGTVLRAALPLGRVEEQVGALYGGIAAAFAGTLAVAAGIAWVLARRLTRPIRQIRDVARAIYGRDVETVAPLVGRDEIDLVGEALRRMGEELERRLERLRQERSTLEAVLLSMQEGVIAVGPEGDIQHLNSAAATLLGAGSEAVGLRVWEAVRHPALEETVRRALGGKGPSRATLEFGARTLDVSACPVAGRGAALVVRDVTEERRYERLRREFVANVSHELRTPLSIVRGYVETLREGAWQDPAAAPEFLAAIESNVRRLEALTADLLDLSKLETGGSILRPRPVDLESALRRIHQAFEPPARRKGQSLDLDVAENIGEFVADSDLLERAVSNLVDNAIKYTPEGGRIRLAARAEPGTVRIAVEDNGIGIPEAELPRIFERFYRVDKSRSRELGGTGLGLAIVKHVVQLHGGRVEVRSRPGEGSCFTLVLPRRPAAAAAPGA comes from the coding sequence GTGTTCCGCCGCGTGTTTCTGGCGCTTCTGGCGGCGGCGCTCGTGGCGCCCGCGGTGTTGACCGCTCTCGTCGCCGGCCGGACGCGGCCGAGGCTCGTCGAGGAAGCGGAACATCGGCTGGCCTCGGAGATCGCCCTTCTGAAGGCGCTCGTTCGGGCGTACCCCGAGCCCCGCGCGCTCCAGGCGGCCCTGGCGGAAGCGGCCGGGTCGGGCGAAACGCGCTTCACCGTGATCGGACCGGACGGGAAGGTGCTGGCGGACAGCCATGCTCCCCCGGAAGGAATGGACCCGCACCGGGACCGTCCCGAAGTGCAGGAAGCCCGCCGGCGCGGCCGGGGACGGGCGATCCGGCCCAGCGCCACCCTCGGAATCGATCTCCTCTACGTGGCGGTTCCTTTGGACGAACGGGATCGCGGGGGAACGGTCCTGCGCGCGGCTCTCCCTTTGGGCCGCGTGGAAGAGCAAGTCGGGGCGCTCTACGGGGGCATCGCCGCCGCTTTCGCCGGCACGCTGGCCGTCGCGGCGGGAATCGCCTGGGTCCTGGCCCGGCGCCTGACCCGGCCGATCCGCCAGATCCGCGACGTCGCCCGGGCCATTTACGGGCGCGACGTCGAGACCGTGGCGCCGCTGGTCGGCCGGGACGAGATCGATCTTGTGGGCGAAGCTTTGCGCCGGATGGGGGAGGAGCTGGAGCGGCGCCTCGAACGCCTGAGGCAGGAACGGTCCACGCTTGAGGCGGTGCTTCTCAGCATGCAGGAGGGGGTGATCGCCGTCGGTCCCGAGGGGGACATTCAGCATCTCAACTCCGCGGCGGCGACGCTTCTGGGCGCAGGCTCCGAAGCCGTAGGGCTGCGCGTGTGGGAAGCGGTCCGCCACCCGGCGCTGGAGGAGACGGTGCGGAGGGCGCTTGGGGGGAAGGGACCGTCCCGCGCGACTCTCGAGTTCGGCGCCCGAACGCTGGACGTCTCGGCGTGTCCCGTGGCCGGCCGGGGAGCGGCCCTGGTGGTTCGGGACGTGACCGAGGAGCGGCGCTATGAGCGCCTGCGGCGGGAGTTCGTCGCCAACGTTTCGCACGAACTGCGCACGCCGCTGTCGATCGTGCGGGGTTACGTGGAGACGCTCCGCGAAGGGGCCTGGCAGGATCCGGCCGCGGCGCCGGAGTTTCTGGCCGCGATCGAATCCAACGTCCGCCGGCTCGAGGCCTTGACGGCGGATCTTCTCGATCTTTCGAAGCTGGAAACGGGCGGGTCGATTCTCCGACCGCGGCCCGTGGACCTCGAGTCCGCCCTGCGGCGCATCCATCAGGCGTTCGAGCCGCCGGCGCGCCGGAAAGGGCAGAGCCTGGACCTGGACGTGGCGGAGAACATCGGCGAATTCGTGGCCGACTCCGACCTCCTCGAGCGGGCGGTGTCGAATCTCGTGGACAACGCGATCAAATACACGCCCGAGGGGGGACGGATCCGCCTCGCCGCGCGGGCGGAGCCGGGGACGGTGCGGATCGCCGTCGAGGACAACGGGATCGGCATCCCCGAGGCCGAGCTCCCGCGCATCTTCGAGCGGTTCTATCGGGTGGACAAGTCCCGGTCCCGGGAACTCGGAGGGACGGGGCTCGGCCTGGCCATCGTCAAGCACGTGGTCCAGCTTCACGGGGGACGCGTCGAAGTCCGGAGCCGGCCGGGGGAAGGAAGCTGTTTCACGCTCGTCCTGCCGCGCCGTCCCGCCGCGGCGGCCGCACCGGGGGCCTGA
- a CDS encoding response regulator, translating to MGSSSIRILYVEDEEDDVLFMKRALSKVCPDIELKVARDGDEAVRVLSQERPPPDYVLLDLKMPRRSGLEVLQWIRGHPELKDLAVTVFSSSPEQSDLSRVHQLGVDQYIVKPVSFAELVKVVRFLCERWGVTDRPAS from the coding sequence ATGGGGTCTTCGTCCATCCGAATCCTCTACGTCGAGGACGAAGAGGACGACGTTCTCTTCATGAAGAGGGCTCTGTCGAAGGTTTGCCCGGACATCGAACTCAAGGTTGCGCGCGATGGAGACGAGGCGGTGCGCGTCCTTTCCCAGGAGCGGCCCCCGCCCGACTATGTCCTTCTCGATCTCAAGATGCCGCGCCGCTCGGGCCTGGAGGTTCTTCAATGGATTCGGGGGCACCCCGAACTCAAGGACCTTGCGGTCACGGTTTTCAGCTCATCCCCGGAACAGTCGGACCTGTCCCGCGTGCACCAGCTGGGAGTGGATCAGTACATCGTGAAGCCGGTCAGTTTCGCCGAGCTCGTGAAGGTGGTGCGTTTCTTGTGCGAACGGTGGGGCGTGACGGACCGGCCGGCCTCGTGA
- a CDS encoding PVC-type heme-binding CxxCH protein, whose translation MKWLVFAAGLALGASQEDRPPGPLSPAEALKTFRLPAGFRIELFAAEPDVRDPVAMAFDEDGRAWVVEMADYPLGPPSGRLRLLEDTDGDGRADRSSVLASGIPFPTGVLPWRGGALVTAAPDLLFFKDEDGDGKAERREVVFTGFGEGNPQHRVNGLQFGIDAWIYGANGDSGGRIFRPGARDEKPLSIRGADFRFRPDFSGLEAVSGQSQFANTFDDWGNRFINNNPNHIRHPVFPMAYLAAASRFSLSSVESAPSDHGQRVYPASRLQPRFNDPHTAGHFTSACSVTIYRGTAFPPEFRGNAFSCEPVHNLVHRDILAPEGVTFVARRGEPNSEFLASTDNWFRPVNLCGGPDGALYVVDMYRAVVEHPQWIPLEIQRRIDLRAGEDRGRIYRIVHESSRPAARPRLGRATPEELAALLEHPDGWWRTTAQRLLVERRDAAAVEPLRKIARGSAFPPARVHALWTLAALGTLGPEAAAEALEDPESGVREHALRMAEPFLAGSEALRDRVFARVGDPSIRVRFQLALTLGRLEADARRPAALARLAARDLGDRWIRAAVLCSTGAAAPEVLACLRAEALDRLEASAPGAVELVRGLADLVAAGKDETEAARWLREVVGGETPAPAPWRMAGLSLLARSGAKARALVEKAGVAERVDGWSARALEAALDGAREPRERVEAIELVAALRPTPEAAARLETLVRPQEPQEVQVAAVRALSAWPGDPVGARLLDGWSGRVGRVRREILNAMFASPERLERLLERLERGDVRPAELEPHHRERLLKHASAAVRERARKALESAVDADRQEVVRELTEKVMALQGDPVRGERVYVQNCASCHRWHGQGFRVGPDLTVVAGRDKRALLVDILDPNRAVDPAYQTYVVKTAKDEFSGILASETPAGVTLLRAGGEQSTVLRADILTIRAWPASLMPEGIEANVTPQDFADLLEFLRRGGGK comes from the coding sequence ATGAAATGGCTTGTCTTCGCCGCGGGACTTGCGCTCGGCGCGTCCCAGGAGGATCGTCCCCCCGGGCCGCTTTCGCCCGCGGAAGCCCTCAAGACGTTCCGGCTTCCGGCGGGATTTCGGATCGAGCTTTTCGCCGCCGAGCCGGACGTGCGGGATCCCGTGGCGATGGCTTTCGACGAGGACGGCCGCGCGTGGGTCGTGGAGATGGCGGACTATCCGCTCGGCCCGCCGTCGGGCCGGTTGCGCCTGCTCGAGGACACGGACGGCGACGGCCGCGCGGACCGGTCCTCCGTCCTGGCCTCCGGAATCCCTTTTCCGACCGGGGTCCTGCCCTGGCGGGGCGGGGCTCTCGTGACGGCCGCGCCGGACCTTCTTTTCTTCAAGGACGAAGACGGCGACGGGAAGGCCGAACGGAGAGAAGTCGTCTTCACCGGCTTCGGGGAAGGGAACCCGCAGCACCGCGTCAACGGCCTTCAGTTCGGGATCGACGCCTGGATCTACGGGGCCAACGGCGACAGCGGCGGCCGGATCTTCCGGCCCGGCGCGAGGGATGAAAAGCCGCTTTCGATCCGCGGCGCGGACTTTCGTTTCCGGCCGGATTTCTCGGGCCTCGAGGCGGTGTCCGGGCAATCCCAGTTCGCCAATACGTTCGACGACTGGGGCAACCGTTTCATCAACAACAATCCCAACCACATCCGCCATCCCGTGTTTCCGATGGCGTACCTGGCGGCCGCTTCGCGCTTTTCCCTCTCGTCCGTGGAATCCGCTCCGTCGGATCACGGTCAGCGCGTTTATCCGGCCAGCCGCCTGCAGCCCCGCTTCAACGATCCCCACACGGCCGGTCACTTCACCTCCGCCTGCTCGGTGACGATCTATCGCGGGACGGCGTTCCCGCCGGAGTTCCGCGGCAACGCCTTTTCCTGCGAGCCGGTGCACAATCTCGTTCACCGGGACATCCTGGCGCCGGAGGGAGTCACCTTCGTCGCCCGCCGCGGCGAGCCGAATTCGGAATTCCTGGCGTCGACCGACAACTGGTTCCGTCCCGTGAACCTCTGCGGTGGGCCGGACGGGGCGCTCTACGTCGTGGACATGTACCGCGCCGTCGTCGAGCACCCTCAGTGGATCCCGCTGGAGATCCAGCGGAGGATCGACCTGCGCGCCGGCGAGGACCGGGGGCGGATCTATCGGATCGTGCACGAATCTTCCCGGCCGGCGGCGCGGCCGCGCCTCGGCCGGGCGACGCCGGAAGAGCTTGCGGCGCTTCTCGAACATCCGGACGGCTGGTGGCGGACGACGGCTCAAAGGCTCCTCGTCGAGCGCCGCGACGCGGCCGCCGTGGAGCCGCTGCGGAAGATCGCCCGCGGATCCGCCTTCCCTCCGGCGCGCGTCCATGCGCTCTGGACACTGGCCGCTCTGGGGACGCTGGGGCCGGAGGCGGCGGCGGAGGCGCTCGAAGATCCCGAATCGGGAGTGCGCGAACACGCGTTGCGGATGGCGGAGCCGTTCCTGGCCGGCTCGGAGGCGCTGCGCGACCGCGTCTTTGCGCGGGTCGGCGACCCGTCCATCCGGGTCCGCTTCCAGCTGGCGCTGACGTTGGGTCGCCTGGAGGCGGACGCGAGGCGGCCCGCGGCGCTGGCGCGTCTGGCGGCGCGGGACCTGGGGGATCGCTGGATCCGCGCGGCGGTCCTTTGCTCGACGGGCGCGGCGGCGCCGGAGGTGCTGGCGTGCCTTCGAGCGGAAGCGCTCGATCGGCTGGAGGCGTCCGCTCCGGGAGCGGTGGAGCTCGTGCGCGGTCTGGCGGATCTGGTGGCGGCGGGGAAGGACGAAACGGAAGCGGCGCGGTGGCTGCGGGAGGTCGTTGGGGGCGAGACGCCGGCGCCCGCCCCCTGGCGAATGGCGGGGCTGAGTCTCCTGGCCCGGTCGGGGGCGAAGGCTCGGGCGCTCGTCGAGAAGGCCGGCGTGGCGGAGCGGGTGGACGGCTGGTCCGCGCGGGCCCTGGAGGCGGCGCTGGACGGCGCGCGGGAGCCGCGCGAGCGGGTGGAAGCGATCGAGCTTGTGGCGGCGCTGCGGCCGACGCCGGAGGCGGCCGCGCGCCTGGAGACCCTCGTGCGCCCGCAGGAGCCCCAGGAGGTTCAAGTGGCGGCCGTGAGGGCGCTTTCGGCCTGGCCGGGCGATCCGGTCGGCGCGCGGCTTCTGGACGGATGGTCCGGCCGGGTGGGGCGGGTTCGGCGGGAGATCCTCAACGCCATGTTCGCCTCTCCGGAACGCCTGGAACGCCTGCTGGAGCGCCTGGAGCGCGGGGACGTGCGGCCCGCGGAGCTGGAGCCGCATCACCGCGAGCGGCTCCTCAAGCACGCGTCCGCCGCCGTCCGGGAGCGGGCGCGCAAGGCGCTCGAATCCGCCGTGGACGCCGACCGGCAGGAGGTGGTGCGGGAGCTGACCGAGAAGGTGATGGCGCTTCAGGGGGACCCGGTGCGCGGCGAGCGCGTCTACGTTCAGAACTGCGCCTCGTGCCACCGCTGGCACGGGCAGGGCTTCCGCGTGGGGCCGGACCTGACCGTCGTGGCGGGGCGGGACAAGCGCGCGCTGCTCGTCGACATTCTGGATCCGAACCGGGCGGTCGACCCGGCCTACCAGACCTACGTGGTCAAGACCGCGAAGGACGAGTTTTCGGGGATCCTGGCGTCGGAGACGCCGGCGGGCGTGACGCTCCTGCGCGCCGGGGGAGAACAGAGCACGGTTTTGCGCGCGGACATCCTGACGATCCGGGCCTGGCCCGCTTCCCTGATGCCCGAGGGAATCGAGGCCAACGTCACTCCTCAGGACTTCGCGGATCTTCTGGAGTTCCTGCGCCGGGGAGGGGGAAAATAG